The genome window GAAAGCACGAAAACTCTCGCGGCAGCTCATGGTCTCGCAGTCAGGACGACCGCATGTTCTAGAAACCAAACGCGAAGGTCGCCTGTAGTGCAGTGCTATATTTCTCGGGTGGGGCCCGCCCGCAGTGCAGTGTAGAGGTTAGCGGACAAAAGAGCAGCGAAATTAGCTACGCAAATGGACCTTTTAATTAACCGGGGTTTACcgtccttctctctctctctctctctctcccactcgcGAAATCAGCTTAGTCTATACCAGCAGCAAGAACGTACCAAGAAAGCTACTTGTCGTACCGCCCAGCAAATTCCCAGAGAGCATGAGCCCTGATGCCGCGTTCGCGCTCGAGATTGCCGCGGTTGTCACCGTGACGGTGCTCATCGTCGCCATCGTAGTCGCCGCCTCGGGCGCCTGCGACGCTACCACCGCCGGCGCGGGGCGCGCCGCGGTGCACGACGTCGAGCGCGCGCTCAGCGCCGCCACGCTCATGACgtacgaggaggcggcggcggccgggaagGGGAGCCGGAAGGTGTCTCTGCCGACGCAGCCGTCGACGGAGGGGAAggagggcggcgaggaggagccaCAGCAGTGCTGCGCCATCTGCCTGTCGGAGTACGCCAAGGGCGACGAGCTCGTGCGCGTGGTGCCGGCGTGCGGGCACTTCTTCCACGCGGAGTGCGACGTCGACAGGTGGCTCCGGGCGCGCCGGACCTGCCCGATCTGCCGCGGCCAGTTGTGGCCTCTGCCGGGGCCGCCACGGCCCGAGTGCCCGCCGATGCCGCCGCGAGGAGGCGGCGCCACAGCGGGCTCGC of Phragmites australis chromosome 3, lpPhrAust1.1, whole genome shotgun sequence contains these proteins:
- the LOC133912956 gene encoding probable E3 ubiquitin-protein ligase ATL45 yields the protein MSPDAAFALEIAAVVTVTVLIVAIVVAASGACDATTAGAGRAAVHDVERALSAATLMTYEEAAAAGKGSRKVSLPTQPSTEGKEGGEEEPQQCCAICLSEYAKGDELVRVVPACGHFFHAECDVDRWLRARRTCPICRGQLWPLPGPPRPECPPMPPRGGGATAGSP